Below is a genomic region from Rhodohalobacter sp. 614A.
TAGAATTGCAAATACTAATTTTGGGCCATATACATACACAATCCCGGTAAAATCTATATCGGCGGCTGATTCCATAGTCGTTTCTTCTTTTTTGATTAGTTAGTAGTTAGTGGTAGAAAAAAAAATAATCCGAAGCCGTAAAAACTAATAACAGCTTCGGATTAAAAAAGTGTTTTTTAATATTTACTCCAAATGGCTGCGTAACATCCAAGCGGTTTTGGAATGTACATTAAGCCGTTGGGTCAGCAAGTCTAACGTGGCTTCATCACCGGCATCGTCGCAAACAGGTACAACCTGGCGGGCTGTTCTTAAAACAGCTTCGTTATCGAGAGCCAGCTGCCGAACCATTTCCATTCCTTTGATGGAGTGATCCGTATCCTCCTCAATGCTCGTCAGTTCTTTAAATTCAAGAAATGACCCCGGAGAGCGATATCCCAGTGAACGAATTCGTTCTGCAATTTCATCTACGGCTTCGGCCAGCTCAGTATATTGTTCTTCGAACTGTTCATGAAGAGAATGAAAATGTGCACCGGTTACATTCCAGTGGTAATTGTGTGTCTTCAAATACAACATGTAGGTATCTGCCAATAC
It encodes:
- a CDS encoding Dps family protein, with amino-acid sequence MSTTVLDENKIDKMDVNIGIPKEQRKKIADGLSKVLADTYMLYLKTHNYHWNVTGAHFHSLHEQFEEQYTELAEAVDEIAERIRSLGYRSPGSFLEFKELTSIEEDTDHSIKGMEMVRQLALDNEAVLRTARQVVPVCDDAGDEATLDLLTQRLNVHSKTAWMLRSHLE